Proteins co-encoded in one Candidatus Binataceae bacterium genomic window:
- the map gene encoding type I methionyl aminopeptidase → MIHLKNSEEIALMHRASMIVAEILEELAGAVKPGITTDELDRLAEELTYRKGARPAFKGYKPHNVVYPKTLCVSINEEIVHGIPSGRRLRPGDIVGLDFGVVYQGFYGDAARTVPVGKISNQAEHLLRVTREALYAGIEQAQVGNRISDIARAVQHTAESAGFSVVTEFAGHGIGRSLHEEPQVPNYVRRGMPNPRLQEGMALAIEPMINQGTAELRILDDGWTAVTADGKLSAHFEHSIAITNRGPQILSEVAHV, encoded by the coding sequence GCATAGGGCGAGCATGATCGTGGCCGAAATCCTCGAAGAGCTGGCGGGTGCGGTCAAACCCGGGATCACTACGGACGAGCTCGACCGGCTCGCGGAGGAGCTGACCTATCGCAAGGGGGCGCGGCCGGCGTTCAAGGGATACAAGCCGCACAACGTGGTGTATCCCAAGACGCTCTGCGTGTCGATAAACGAGGAGATCGTTCACGGCATCCCGTCGGGCCGGCGGCTGCGGCCGGGTGATATCGTGGGACTCGACTTCGGCGTGGTTTATCAGGGCTTTTACGGCGACGCGGCGCGCACTGTCCCGGTCGGCAAGATCTCCAATCAGGCCGAGCACTTGCTGCGCGTCACGCGCGAGGCGCTGTATGCGGGGATCGAGCAGGCGCAGGTCGGCAACCGGATAAGCGATATCGCGCGCGCCGTGCAGCATACCGCCGAGAGCGCGGGCTTTTCGGTCGTGACCGAGTTCGCCGGCCACGGTATCGGGCGAAGCCTCCACGAGGAGCCGCAGGTGCCGAACTATGTGCGGCGCGGAATGCCGAATCCGCGGCTGCAGGAAGGGATGGCGCTTGCGATCGAGCCGATGATCAACCAGGGAACGGCCGAACTGCGCATCCTGGACGACGGCTGGACGGCAGTGACCGCCGACGGAAAGCTGTCGGCGCATTTCGAGCATTCGATTGCGATAACGAATCGCGGGCCGCAGATTTTGAGCGAAGTGGCGCATGTCTAA
- the rpsM gene encoding 30S ribosomal protein S13, producing MARIAGVELPHHKRMEVALTYIYGIGRSAALKILAEARVDSARNSDDLGADEQVRIRNVIDEKYKVEGDLRREVQQSIKRLMDLGCYRGIRHRRGLPARGQRTHTNARTRKGPRKVVAGKKQAPSKG from the coding sequence ATGGCACGTATCGCGGGAGTTGAATTGCCGCATCACAAGCGGATGGAAGTCGCGCTTACCTACATCTATGGAATCGGCCGCAGCGCGGCGCTGAAGATCCTGGCCGAGGCCAGAGTCGATTCGGCGCGCAACAGCGACGACCTGGGCGCCGACGAGCAAGTGCGCATCCGCAACGTTATCGACGAGAAGTACAAGGTCGAGGGCGACCTGCGGCGCGAAGTGCAGCAATCGATCAAGCGGCTGATGGATCTCGGATGCTACCGCGGTATCCGTCATCGGCGCGGTTTGCCCGCGCGCGGCCAGCGGACACATACCAACGCCCGCACGCGCAAGGGCCCGCGCAAGGTCGTGGCGGGCAAAAAACAGGCGCCCTCCAAGGGTTAG
- the rpmJ gene encoding 50S ribosomal protein L36: MKVRASVKKICKNCKVVRRQGVVRILCSSNPRHKQRQG; this comes from the coding sequence ATGAAAGTCAGGGCCTCAGTTAAGAAGATTTGCAAGAATTGCAAGGTTGTGCGCCGCCAGGGCGTGGTGCGCATCCTGTGTTCCTCGAACCCGCGTCACAAGCAGCGCCAGGGCTGA
- the infA gene encoding translation initiation factor IF-1, with amino-acid sequence MSKGDAIEVQGTVLEALPNAMFRVSLENGHRVLAHISGKMRMHYIKILPGDRVTVELSPYDLTRGRITYRMR; translated from the coding sequence ATGTCTAAGGGAGACGCGATCGAGGTACAGGGCACGGTGCTCGAAGCGCTCCCCAACGCGATGTTTCGGGTGTCGCTCGAGAACGGACATCGGGTGTTGGCCCATATTTCAGGCAAGATGCGCATGCACTACATCAAGATCCTGCCGGGCGACCGGGTCACCGTGGAATTGTCACCGTACGATCTGACGCGCGGGCGCATCACTTATCGGATGCGCTAG